A region of the Aphelocoma coerulescens isolate FSJ_1873_10779 chromosome 1, UR_Acoe_1.0, whole genome shotgun sequence genome:
CGTAAGTTGCTTTTCTGACCTTCTAAATAATCCTTGGGCCTTGAACTTGCAGAAGACTGATTGATAACTTAGCTCTCATTTGTGGCATACTAAGTGTTctttttcaaaagcaaagaaCTGCTTCAGGAGTGTCGTCTCTGTAGAGTGTGATtgattatttatttgaaagataGTACAATCAGAGTCTGCATTTCAGTAGAATGTGGCTTATTTGCAGACGGTGTGTTTATGGGATATAAGTGCTGGACCCAAAGAGGGCAAGATTGTTGAGGCAAAAGCCATCTTTACTGGGCACTCTGCAGTAGTGGAAGACGTGGCATGGCACCTGCTCCATGAGTCTCTGTTTGGATCCGTGGCGGATGATCAGAAGCTTATGATGTAAGTTAGGAGGTTTCTGGGTAGTACATGCTGTGTGCTGCCAGTGGACCTTTGGATAAAAACCAAAGTCTGAATTTTGGCATGATTTCATGTAGCTCTTTATGGCAATCAGCTACAGTGATGGTGCAGAATCACTTAAATCTACGTGCCATTTAATGTGTTCCCATCACTTGAAAAGAAGATGTAACTAATGTGTATGTCAGCTTCCTGCTGCAAGCTGTTCATGTACAACAGACACAAAATAATGAAGGTTTTGGAATGAAAACTGTAGCTTCAGAGTTGGGTTTAGTAATAAAAGCTATCGTGAAAAAGAACCTCCTGTAAAAACTGAAGCTTATTTgctctccctctttccttcctgcccctgccccttccccaaacccttcactgccacagctgggacacaAGATCTGATGCCACGTCCAAGCCGAGTCACTCAGTAGATGCTCACACAGCCGAGGTCAACTGTCTGTCCTTCAATCCTTACAGCGAGTTCATTCTGGCAACTGGCTCTGCTGACAAGGTTTTTACTTGTGTATATTTTACATTCCTAAGCAGTGCAGGTGAAGGCCATTATAGTATAACCAATTTCTTGTTACTTGTGTCTCCCAGACAGTGGCTCTATGGGATCTTCGAAACTTAAAGCTGAAACTCCATTCTTTTGAGTCTCATAAGGATGAGATTTTTCAGGTGGGTAAACTACTCACAACCTGTAGAAAAAACCCACGAAGAGTCGAGTTGGACAAGAACATGTAGATTTGTGTTCTTGCAACACAAATAAATCTGTTGAACCAAAACTCACTGTGTTGTGTTTGACAATTACAGACAGTACCATGTAGtttatttctgcctttccccACTTGCCTTTGAAGCAAGTAGTCAACAACTTACTGCTAAAAAGATACTGGGTGTTCACAAGTACCTTTAGTACAGGTAGAAGGTTTCTCTAAAATTATGTACTGTACAGAGGATTTGGGTCCAAACCTAATTTTGTGAACTCTGCCTAATTAATTAGGTGCAAGTAACAGTGATTTTTAGATAAATTTCATAAAATATGGTAGATCTGTAACACTGAAATAATGTTGTTTGTTCAGGTTGAGAAACCTTAAGACTTTAAAGCAGTCTATTTGAGCTACTAGATACCCTCTGTGCTGGAAGAAACTGATTTGCAGAGTATAGTTAAAAATGAGTGGCCGGGGTGCTGGTTATTCAGGATATGCTTTAGAAATCAGTAACTGCTCCACTgaagttgttttcttttaataggTTCACTGGTCTCCTCATAATGAAACCATTCTTGCTTCAAGTGGTACCGATCGTCGGCTTAACGTATGGGATCTAAGGTGAGGAGCAATTCCTTTCTGTTAGTATATTTGAGCAGATGGTTAAAAAAAAGGCTGCTGGCCTGCATTATTTGGCAGGTTTGATTTGTGCTGTTCTCAAGCCTTCCTTGCTTACCTCAGGCCTGGTCTTTTGGGTATAAATAGAAACAGCACAGTACATCTAAAGTTACTTCTCCATCCGGATTTCTTGCTAATAGCGTTGTTTTCTGTTGCCCATTTGTTGCCtagattcaaaagaaaaaacttgcaaCAGTGTTAAAGTGGTAGGATAAAAAGCAGTTCTTTAATGAAAGCTTTCAGGTGTACAAATACAGCTGTATGTGCATGCGTGATAAAGGACTTCTACAGTTTTTAAAAGGTTAATTAATTAGTGTATCTCGCAGGTATATCCAGTAGGAGATCAGTTGGCCCAGTAACCCACTCTTGGGTCTGACCCTTTGGAGTTGGTCCAGTGGTTTCTTTGCCTGATTTCTTGTTATGTCTCTCAAGTTCTGGTGGAAAACAAGATGTCCTTGTCAGAAATTCTATTCTTAAGATTAAGACTAAACAGAATTTCAGGAATGTGTTAGAAAGGGTTAGCTTATTATTCTAAAATGTGAGAGAGGGCAGGAAAAGTACTAGAAATCATAcaactatattttaaaaatctacaAAGCTACACATATGAAAAAGGCTAAAAATCTTTAGGCACCACATCAAAAAGTGATTTTTGCCTCCATGTGCTTCACAAGTTAAGATTCTATTTCAGTAATGACAGTGCCAGACAGTTGATGTTTTATACCTGATGATTATAGTTATTTCACAGTGAGGAAAACAAATTGCAAATATGGGAAACAAAGGCCAGGAACTGTTAAATCGATATAGAATGCAAGtgtaattttaataaaaagtatAAACTACTTTCTTACAGTAAAATTGGAGAAGAACAGTCTGCAGAGGATGCCGAAGATGGCCCTCCTGAGCTGCTGGTACCCTTTTGTTCAGGTTTCAGTGTGCTGACATGCTGTGTGGCAGTGATGTTTTGTCACTGTGCTGCTAAAACTGCAGCTGTTCATAAATCATTTCACCTCCCTGGTTTCCAGTCCATTGCTCTCATTTGCTGTAGGCTTCCTCTGTTCAGTTCTGAAGGTTTCCCCATTTCCTGTGTGACTCTGTAAGTGAACTTAGATGTAATCAGAATGAAAAATGTCTGGATTTCACATCCCAGCCCTGTGTGAAGAGAGACCATTTTGAGGATGTCAGTTGTTGCTGTAGTAATAGGAACTCTTACCTCAAATGCTGTCTCAGCAGCTGCATCTGTGTCCAGTGAATGGGAAGCAGTTGAACACACACCTTCCTTATGTCTGTTGTGAATCTCTAGTAGCAAGTTTTTCTTTGTGTAGTCATTAACATGATGAATTTAACTTAAGAATCCCAGGTTTTAACAGATTTATCTAGAGTTGAAATGGCTTACTGAagcttgtggggttttttttaacagtttatTCATGGAGGACACACTGCCAAAATTTCAGACTTCAGCTGGAATCCTAATGAGCCTTGGGTAATCTGTTCTGTATCAGAGGACAATATAATGCAGATATGGCAAATGGTGAGTGTCACAACAGCTCTTGAGTTGCTCTGAAGCTTAGTGTATAAATGAAACTGAAAAGGCTTGTTCTTCTTAGGGCAGCTTGTGCCTTCGAGGACTGAAAGTTGTCTGTGCCATATACTTCTTGCTCTAATCAAACAGTGTaagactttaaaaagaaaaccaagactCAAACGACTTGAATAAAAGCAACTGCTAGTTAATTCTTGATTCCAAGTCCTAGGTACTAGTTAATATTAAGATTTATTCTTAATAAAGCAGTTGAAAACTTATATCCAATATTAGCCAAGACCTATTCTTCCCCCTGTATGTTGGCTGTAAAGCAGGATGCCTTTTAACTCCCCAGTTAGTTCATATTACATTACAGGAAATGGAACAGCTATCTTAGAAATGTGGAATAAAGTAATTTGggaataaattaaatttaaaaactgtGTAACAGACTTAAGTGTATTCCACAGGtcaggcttctttttttttaatatgtgttCTTATTTTGTGTGTTTAGACTAAGGTTGAAATAATTCCAAATAAAATGTTCATAATAGGGCTAGTGGTTAAATGGCTACGGCTTTTGCTGTTGAAATGGAGCAATTCAAGAAGGCAACTGCCAAAATGTAGCCACTGTGTGCACATTCCTAAATTTGGCTGCCCTTTAAGAAAGGGCAGGGAGAAAGTCCCTTCAAGGAGGGGATGATAGCTGTGCCACCTTGGTATTATCAAGGTCTTTTTCTATATGAAGTGTAGAAGATTGTTTAAAAACAGTTGTGTGTATCACTTGTAATGTAATGTCTTGTGTCTTCAGGCAGAAAACATTTACAGTGATGAAGAACCAGATATAACAGCAGCCGAGCTGGAAGCTCAAGGAATGTAACTTTTCTTCTTTAAGGAACTACTGGGAATGACATAGTAACATAATTCAACTACGCATACAAAAAATAAAGctcctaaaataaaaaagggcaactaaaaaacaaaaccaaaagcctcCACAATCACTGGGCAGAAGCATTACATCAAAACAAGAATATTCTTAATGAGGCACAAAAAGCTTGTATAATCATGTTGTCGTGGGATACCCTTGGTTGTGTAGGCACTTTGAAGTGTTGTATACTGTACAGCAATTAGCTTTAGAGAAAATAAGAATGACTTGATACCCATGtctatatttttaaacaaacttaCTGGATTCCTGTAAATAAAATCATCAAATCCTCACTCTGCACACACAGaaactatatttaaaaaaaccctttttattAATATGTAAAAAGAGCTTTTCACTTTTACACACCACTTTTGGATTGTCTTTGcataaataaaatctatttaaaaGAAGTTTGGTGTGTTTAATGTCCACTGGCATAAGTTGAATGCTTTCTTGCCTGAATGTAATTTAATTGCTGCCTGATGATAAAGGTATGTATTTTTTAGTTTATAACTTAGCCCACACTTAAAGGTCTGGGAAGATTAGAGTTGTCTTCATGCCAAAAAAATTGGAATAGATAACTTGACTCCTTCACAAAGGAAATGGGTATAGGAGGAGGTTTAGGGAATCCATGGGGCGAGCCGGTAGATCTCCTGTAAAGTTCAAGTATAAATCTTGAGCAGCCTCAAGTAACTTCTTTGTATTTGGGTGGTTAGTGgttggattttgtttgttttgatgtggtttatgtgtgtgtgttatggggggttttttgggtggtgGTAAAAGCACTATCCTTTATCATTTTCTTAAGTGCCAAGGTGCCAGTGCCCTCTCAGTGAATTGGTGACACCTGTATTAGGGCATTTTTTACTTAAGTGAGGCAACTGGGCAGTTGTCTGAAATACATTAGTGTCTGAACAAATAGAAGACAAACACACAGTTTGCTTCTAAACCTCGCGCTGACTGAAAAGCTCAAGAATTTTGACTCTATAGAAGCAAAATTTCTCCATATTTATGGATCTACAGACATAATGGATTATGTTGGGAGCTGTTAGACGAATGTCAGTGTCTGCCTGGAGTTTATAGCTCTTACCTACTTAGGACCTTAATTAAATGAACTGCTGGCTGTCCTGATCTTTCTGctcaagctgaaaaaaaaaactgtggTGACTGATACTGAAAATGTGATACCTTGCTCTCCTCTCCACTGGGACTGTAACAAGTTAGTAGACTGCTGGGCTCAAGCTGCACATCTGAAGCTGTCTGTGCTGGctctggctgggatggagtgCATGTCCATCTGAGAGTGATGTGGTACTGGGagctgtggtttggatttaTGGCTGGAATGGTGCTGATAAGGTGCCTGTGCTTTGGCTCTTGCTGGGCAGTGCTTGCACACTGTGTGGGCTGGGGCAAGGGACATGAGCTGCAGGGGAGACAGCTGGGATAGCTGACCCcagctggccaaagggatattccttACTTTGGGccatgctcagcaataaaacgGATGGAGGAAAGTGAAGAGGGCCTTTGGTAGTGGCCCTCTGGGATGGTGGCAGGGCATTGACCTGTGTCAGGGAGGGGGCAAGTGGTTTCATTCCCTCCTCACCCAGCTCTAAAACTCCTTCAGCTGTACCCAGGAGATTTTCTTCCTGTTCTCTCCACCGCCCTGCTGGGGAAGTGCAAGTGACAGCACATGATAAGCATTAAACACTGAATTCAGAGATGGTTTCTGGTCAGGCCCTACATTCTTTTGGCAATCAAACACATGCAGCTCTTGAAAAGTAGGAAATGAAGATGTTGATGCCTTTTTTTCTGG
Encoded here:
- the RBBP7 gene encoding histone-binding protein RBBP7 isoform X1, with protein sequence MASKDGRSPRSALPGRAVGCEVLEDTVEERVISEEYKIWKRNTPFLYDLVMTHALEWPSLTVQWLPDVTRPEGKDYALHWLVLGTHTSDEQNHLVVARVQIPSDDQFGALQYDSEKGAVEFGGFGSVTGKIEMEIKINHEGEVNRARYMPQNPCIIATKTPSADVLVFDYTKHPSKPDPSGECNPDLRLRGHQKEGYGLSWNSNLSGHLLSASDDHTVCLWDISAGPKEGKIVEAKAIFTGHSAVVEDVAWHLLHESLFGSVADDQKLMIWDTRSDATSKPSHSVDAHTAEVNCLSFNPYSEFILATGSADKTVALWDLRNLKLKLHSFESHKDEIFQVHWSPHNETILASSGTDRRLNVWDLSKIGEEQSAEDAEDGPPELLVPFCSGFSVLTCCVAVMFCHCAAKTAAVHKSFHLPGFQSIALICCRLPLFSSEGFPISCVTL
- the RBBP7 gene encoding histone-binding protein RBBP7 isoform X3 codes for the protein MASKDVLEDTVEERVISEEYKIWKRNTPFLYDLVMTHALEWPSLTVQWLPDVTRPEGKDYALHWLVLGTHTSDEQNHLVVARVQIPSDDQFGALQYDSEKGAVEFGGFGSVTGKIEMEIKINHEGEVNRARYMPQNPCIIATKTPSADVLVFDYTKHPSKPDPSGECNPDLRLRGHQKEGYGLSWNSNLSGHLLSASDDHTVCLWDISAGPKEGKIVEAKAIFTGHSAVVEDVAWHLLHESLFGSVADDQKLMIWDTRSDATSKPSHSVDAHTAEVNCLSFNPYSEFILATGSADKTVALWDLRNLKLKLHSFESHKDEIFQVHWSPHNETILASSGTDRRLNVWDLSKIGEEQSAEDAEDGPPELLVPFCSGFSVLTCCVAVMFCHCAAKTAAVHKSFHLPGFQSIALICCRLPLFSSEGFPISCVTL
- the RBBP7 gene encoding histone-binding protein RBBP7 isoform X4 produces the protein MASKDVLEDTVEERVISEEYKIWKRNTPFLYDLVMTHALEWPSLTVQWLPDVTRPEGKDYALHWLVLGTHTSDEQNHLVVARVQIPSDDQFGALQYDSEKGAVEFGGFGSVTGKIEMEIKINHEGEVNRARYMPQNPCIIATKTPSADVLVFDYTKHPSKPDPSGECNPDLRLRGHQKEGYGLSWNSNLSGHLLSASDDHTVCLWDISAGPKEGKIVEAKAIFTGHSAVVEDVAWHLLHESLFGSVADDQKLMIWDTRSDATSKPSHSVDAHTAEVNCLSFNPYSEFILATGSADKTVALWDLRNLKLKLHSFESHKDEIFQVHWSPHNETILASSGTDRRLNVWDLSKIGEEQSAEDAEDGPPELLFIHGGHTAKISDFSWNPNEPWVICSVSEDNIMQIWQMAENIYSDEEPDITAAELEAQGM
- the RBBP7 gene encoding histone-binding protein RBBP7 isoform X2 gives rise to the protein MASKDGRSPRSALPGRAVGCEVLEDTVEERVISEEYKIWKRNTPFLYDLVMTHALEWPSLTVQWLPDVTRPEGKDYALHWLVLGTHTSDEQNHLVVARVQIPSDDQFGALQYDSEKGAVEFGGFGSVTGKIEMEIKINHEGEVNRARYMPQNPCIIATKTPSADVLVFDYTKHPSKPDPSGECNPDLRLRGHQKEGYGLSWNSNLSGHLLSASDDHTVCLWDISAGPKEGKIVEAKAIFTGHSAVVEDVAWHLLHESLFGSVADDQKLMIWDTRSDATSKPSHSVDAHTAEVNCLSFNPYSEFILATGSADKTVALWDLRNLKLKLHSFESHKDEIFQVHWSPHNETILASSGTDRRLNVWDLSKIGEEQSAEDAEDGPPELLFIHGGHTAKISDFSWNPNEPWVICSVSEDNIMQIWQMAENIYSDEEPDITAAELEAQGM